The following DNA comes from bacterium.
GGCGAGCACGGCGTTGACCCCGGCGACGAGCCCCTGGGCCGCCGCCTCCTCGTACCCCGAGCTGCCGCAGGCCTGCCCCGCCGCGTAGAGCCCTTCCACGCCTTCCACCGCCAGGCTCCCGCGGAGCTGCCCCGGCTCGACGCAGTCGTAGACCACGGCGTAACCGGGGCGGGTAATCCGCGCCCGCTCCAGGCCGGGGATGGCGGCCAGAACGCTTACTTGCACGTCGTAGGGCAGGCTGGTGGCCAGCCCGGCCACGTAGTACTCGTCTCCATCCGCGCCCGTGGGCTCCAGGAAGAGCTGGTGGGATTCGTGGTGCGGGAAGCGGACCACCTTGTCCTCGATGGAGGGGCAGTAGCGGGGCCCGACCCCCTGGATGAGACCGGTGAAGAGCGGGCTGCGGTCGAGCCCGGCGCGTATCGCTCCGTGCGCCGCCGGCCCGGTGTAGGTCAAAAAGCAGGGGAGGAAGGGTCCGGGCGGCGGGGGGCCGGTGAAGCTGAAACGCGGCGGCGGGTCGTCGGGGTCCTGGCGGGCTAGACAGAAGGTGTCCACCGTGGCGGCGTCCAGGCGGGGCGAGGTGCCCGTCTTCAGCCGCACAAGACGAACTCCGGCCTTTACCAGACTCCGGGAAAGGGCCTCCGCCGGGCGGGCGTTGTCCCGGCCGCCGGGGAAGCGGTCGAGCCCGACGAAAATCTCCCCCCCGAGGAAGGTCCCGGTGCAGAGGACCACCGCCGGAGCCCGCAGCAGGACGCCCGATTCCAAGAGGATGC
Coding sequences within:
- a CDS encoding FAD-dependent oxidoreductase — encoded protein: ILLESGVLLRAPAVVLCTGTFLGGEIFVGLDRFPGGRDNARPAEALSRSLVKAGVRLVRLKTGTSPRLDAATVDTFCLARQDPDDPPPRFSFTGPPPPGPFLPCFLTYTGPAAHGAIRAGLDRSPLFTGLIQGVGPRYCPSIEDKVVRFPHHESHQLFLEPTGADGDEYYVAGLATSLPYDVQVSVLAAIPGLERARITRPGYAVVYDCVEPGQLRGSLAVEGVEGLYAAGQACGSSGYEEAAAQGLVAGVNAVLALDGRGPFILRRDQAYIGVLVDDLVHRWGSEPYRIFTARAEHRLLLRSDNADERLTAVGAELGLVDKSAARRTEIKYRWRDELVRWADSRRLKRTDAERFGLAGLEGTTAAELIRRGGEGCPTVIRELALGDDSLPQDLLVDLETGDLAAEALEVALVDIRYAGYLEKERDVSERRAALGLLVIPEGLDYRRVLGLRREAAERLEINRPRSVAEAGSLPGVNPTDVTCLVSHLKRRMNVRGEG